One Acidiferrobacter thiooxydans DNA window includes the following coding sequences:
- the purT gene encoding formate-dependent phosphoribosylglycinamide formyltransferase, translating to MTVLGTPLTRDAVRLLLLGSGELGKEVAIEAQRLGVEVVAVDRYARAPAHQVAHRSYVIDMRDGRAVRDVITRERPDFVVPELEAIATETLMEIENEGLAEVIPTARGAFLTMNREGIRRLAAEELKVPTSRYAFAGSLEELQAAAAVTGFPCVVKPVMSSSGKGQSVATNEAELETAWHEAQKKSRVAMARVIVESFVEFQYEITLLTVRASGPGGVIETHFCEPIGHRQERGDYVESWQPQPMSEKALYRAREMAEKVTAALGGRGIFGCEFFVNEDQVWFSEVSPRPHDTGLVTLASQYQSEFELHVRAILGLPVSTELLRPGASAVIYGNRDAAGVRYGRLDAALRVPGTKLRLFGKPESFMRRRMGVALAMASDVDTARRRANECASLVEVLAAKVPAPRTL from the coding sequence ATGACAGTTTTGGGTACCCCCTTGACACGCGATGCCGTGCGCCTGCTTTTGCTGGGCAGCGGTGAATTGGGCAAAGAGGTGGCCATCGAGGCCCAGCGGCTCGGTGTCGAGGTGGTGGCCGTCGACCGCTATGCGCGCGCGCCGGCCCACCAGGTGGCCCACCGCTCCTATGTGATCGACATGCGCGATGGGCGCGCGGTGCGCGATGTCATTACCCGCGAGCGACCGGATTTCGTGGTCCCGGAGCTCGAGGCGATCGCCACCGAGACCCTCATGGAGATCGAAAACGAGGGCCTGGCCGAGGTCATACCGACGGCGCGCGGGGCATTCCTCACCATGAACCGGGAGGGTATTCGGCGGCTGGCCGCCGAGGAACTGAAGGTCCCGACCTCGCGCTATGCCTTTGCCGGCAGTCTCGAGGAGCTGCAGGCGGCCGCGGCGGTCACCGGCTTTCCGTGTGTCGTGAAGCCGGTCATGTCGTCGTCGGGCAAGGGCCAGTCGGTGGCCACAAACGAGGCCGAGCTCGAGACCGCATGGCACGAGGCCCAGAAGAAGAGCCGCGTGGCGATGGCGCGCGTCATCGTCGAGTCGTTCGTCGAGTTCCAGTACGAGATCACCTTGCTCACCGTGCGCGCAAGCGGTCCCGGCGGGGTGATCGAGACGCACTTCTGTGAGCCAATCGGACACCGCCAGGAGCGCGGGGATTATGTGGAGAGCTGGCAGCCGCAGCCGATGAGCGAGAAGGCCTTGTATCGCGCTCGTGAGATGGCAGAGAAGGTTACCGCGGCCCTCGGCGGACGCGGGATATTCGGCTGTGAGTTCTTCGTGAACGAAGACCAGGTCTGGTTCTCGGAGGTGAGTCCCCGCCCGCATGATACGGGCCTCGTGACACTGGCGAGCCAGTACCAGAGCGAGTTCGAACTGCATGTGCGCGCGATTCTGGGGCTTCCGGTGTCGACGGAACTGCTGCGTCCCGGGGCGAGCGCCGTAATCTATGGGAATCGCGATGCGGCGGGTGTGCGTTACGGGCGCCTGGATGCGGCGTTACGCGTGCCCGGGACCAAGCTGCGCCTCTTTGGCAAGCCCGAAAGCTTCATGCGCCGGCGTATGGGCGTGGCCTTGGCCATGGCCTCCGACGTCGATACCGCGCGTCGTCGCGCCAACGAGTGCGCGAGCCTGGTGGAGGTCCTCGCTGCGAAGGTCCCTGCGCCCCGGACTCTCTAA
- the argH gene encoding argininosuccinate lyase, which translates to MPMSSPDKAWKGRFTVPTDAFVEAFTASVGFDHRLYRHDIRGSVAHARMLAAVGIIEEREAALIAEGLAAIEKEIDEGRFPWSVGREDVHMNIEAALIERIGEVGKKLHTARSRNDQVATAVRLYLRDGIDSLIGQLQRLGGVFLMLAEREAETIMPGFTHLQVAQPVTLGHHILAWFEMILRDSERLIDARGRVNVMPLGAGALAGTSFPIDRQMTAQALGFARPAENSLDAVSDRDFVIEFTAAAALIMIHLSRIAEELVLWSTPQFGFIELGDGFCTGSSIMPQKKNPDVPELLRGKSGRVIGHLTALLVLMKGQPLAYNKDNQEDKEPLFDTLDTVRDCLRALTELLPATTFHRERMRREALRGYPTATDLADYLVRRGLPFRDAHEAAGRAVRLAIDQGVDLADLPLAALKTCSPLIEDDIFPVLTLEGSLAARDHWGGTAPRQVLEAAARGRQRLADLALRSAG; encoded by the coding sequence ATGCCCATGTCCTCTCCCGACAAGGCCTGGAAAGGCCGTTTCACCGTACCTACCGATGCCTTCGTCGAGGCCTTCACGGCCTCGGTCGGATTTGATCACAGGCTCTACCGTCACGATATTCGCGGCTCCGTCGCGCATGCCCGCATGCTCGCCGCGGTGGGCATCATCGAGGAGCGTGAGGCGGCGCTCATCGCAGAAGGGCTCGCGGCCATCGAAAAAGAGATCGACGAGGGCCGCTTTCCGTGGTCGGTGGGCCGCGAGGACGTACACATGAACATCGAGGCGGCCCTTATCGAGCGCATCGGCGAGGTCGGCAAAAAGCTGCACACCGCGCGCTCCCGCAACGACCAGGTCGCGACCGCCGTGCGGCTCTACCTGCGCGACGGTATCGACAGCCTCATCGGGCAATTGCAACGTCTGGGCGGCGTGTTTCTGATGCTGGCCGAGCGCGAGGCCGAGACCATCATGCCCGGCTTCACCCATCTCCAGGTGGCCCAGCCGGTGACCCTGGGCCACCATATCCTGGCGTGGTTCGAGATGATCCTGCGCGATAGCGAGCGCCTGATCGATGCCCGGGGGCGCGTCAATGTCATGCCGCTCGGGGCCGGGGCGCTGGCCGGCACGAGCTTTCCGATCGACCGGCAGATGACCGCCCAGGCCTTGGGCTTTGCACGGCCGGCCGAGAATTCCCTGGATGCGGTCTCCGATCGCGACTTTGTCATAGAGTTCACGGCGGCAGCGGCCTTGATCATGATCCACCTGTCGCGCATTGCCGAGGAACTCGTACTGTGGTCCACGCCGCAGTTCGGTTTCATAGAGTTGGGCGACGGCTTTTGCACCGGCTCGTCGATCATGCCCCAAAAGAAGAACCCGGATGTCCCGGAGCTGTTGCGCGGCAAGAGCGGGCGTGTCATAGGACATCTCACAGCCCTGCTCGTGCTTATGAAGGGCCAGCCGCTCGCCTATAACAAGGACAACCAGGAAGACAAGGAACCACTGTTCGATACCCTCGATACCGTGCGCGACTGCCTGCGCGCGCTCACCGAGCTTTTGCCGGCGACCACCTTTCATCGCGAGCGCATGCGCCGCGAGGCGCTACGCGGCTATCCGACCGCCACCGATCTTGCGGATTATCTGGTGCGGCGGGGCCTGCCGTTTCGTGATGCCCATGAGGCAGCGGGGCGCGCCGTGCGACTGGCCATAGATCAGGGTGTGGACCTGGCGGATCTGCCGCTTGCGGCGCTCAAGACCTGTTCGCCCTTGATCGAGGACGATATCTTCCCGGTGCTCACCTTGGAGGGATCGCTCGCCGCACGCGACCATTGGGGGGGCACAGCCCCCCGCCAAGTCCTGGAAGCGGCCGCGCGCGGCCGCCAGCGCCTCGCGGACCTCGCCCTTCGGAGTGCGGGTTAG
- a CDS encoding Slp family lipoprotein: MNRLAIRTGIQRALAACLVAGLAGCALRPRPEATHVDRRMDLQAVLAHPRRTRGARVRWGGMIVRDYVGPVHSTLTILAYPLNGRGRPRLSRMPEGRFQAVAPGYLDPILFARGQLVTVVGTVIGTKPGLIGQAHYIYPRVQILATHVWRLYRPRRRRWRFGFGIGIGL, encoded by the coding sequence ATGAACCGGCTTGCGATCAGGACAGGGATACAGCGGGCCCTGGCGGCGTGCCTCGTCGCGGGTCTTGCCGGCTGCGCCCTGCGCCCGCGCCCCGAGGCCACGCATGTCGACCGGCGCATGGACCTGCAGGCGGTCCTCGCGCATCCGCGGCGCACGCGCGGGGCGCGCGTGCGCTGGGGGGGCATGATCGTGCGCGACTACGTGGGTCCTGTCCACAGCACGCTTACGATACTCGCCTATCCCCTGAATGGACGTGGCCGGCCCCGTCTCAGCCGGATGCCCGAGGGGCGTTTTCAGGCGGTGGCGCCCGGCTATCTCGACCCCATACTGTTTGCGCGCGGGCAACTGGTCACGGTCGTGGGGACCGTGATTGGCACCAAGCCCGGACTGATCGGTCAGGCCCACTACATCTATCCGCGCGTGCAGATCCTCGCCACCCACGTCTGGCGCCTCTACCGGCCCAGGCGACGGCGCTGGCGCTTTGGCTTTGGCATCGGAATCGGCCTGTAA
- a CDS encoding Slp family lipoprotein — MKALWTLAGILLLTGCAAPIPRALRAPHITSVTVAAARAHIAPLGARVRWGGVISKVINDPHATWIQVISRSLRHDGRPRRARFSGGRFLARVPGFLDPDIYAVGRKITVVGVFSGYEKDPIGSYLYDFPVVRTLAVHLWRPRPHYYSRFYYANPWPWGWGIGVGPDFDWGWPGDDDGPGFGP, encoded by the coding sequence ATGAAAGCCTTGTGGACGCTAGCAGGCATACTTCTTCTGACCGGGTGCGCCGCACCCATCCCGCGCGCCCTACGGGCACCGCATATCACATCGGTGACCGTGGCCGCGGCGCGCGCCCACATCGCACCCCTCGGGGCACGCGTACGTTGGGGCGGGGTCATCAGCAAGGTCATAAATGATCCCCACGCCACCTGGATACAGGTCATCAGCCGATCGTTACGGCACGACGGCCGTCCACGCCGGGCGCGGTTCAGCGGAGGGCGCTTCCTGGCCCGGGTGCCGGGCTTTCTCGACCCCGATATCTACGCGGTCGGTCGCAAGATCACCGTGGTGGGGGTCTTCTCCGGCTACGAGAAGGACCCGATCGGGAGCTATCTGTATGACTTCCCCGTGGTGCGTACGCTCGCGGTCCACCTCTGGCGACCACGGCCCCATTACTACTCGCGTTTTTACTACGCCAACCCCTGGCCGTGGGGGTGGGGCATAGGCGTGGGGCCAGACTTCGACTGGGGGTGGCCGGGGGACGATGACGGGCCAGGCTTCGGACCATGA
- the lon gene encoding endopeptidase La, producing MTKSEPESMPASGGTLARAGDVLPTSLPIVPITNRPFFPAQAIPLVLDREPWSSTIVAATETAHKVVGLVLIRKDEAVDVASGDFYEMGTVCRIHKVVQNEEKLQVFVEGLQRFRIDQWLSRERPFAVRARYFPEPEAPESGDAKAYSVAVINTIKELLPLNPLYGEELKFFLTRFGPDQPSRLADFAASLTTASKMELQDVLRTVDLEPRLEKVLFLLKKELELAKTQARISERVEEKINEQQRQFFLREQLKAIQKELGIAKDDRTAEIEVFRERLTTLTLPEAAQKRVEEELQKMAVLEMGSPEYAVTRNYLEWLTVLPWGRYSTDKIDLKQARTILDRDHDGLDDVKDRIIEFLAVGVMKGEVAGSILLLVGPPGVGKTSIGRSIAASLGRTFYRFSVGGMRDEAEIKGHRRTYIGAMPGKFIQAIREVGVANPIIMLDEIDKIGSSFQGNPASALLEVLDPEQNVDFLDHYLDLRFDLSKVLFICTANQLDTIPRPLLDRMEVIRLAGYITSEKMAIAKHHLLPKQMEKVGLKRGQLRIEDQAIREIIEGYAREAGVRNLEKKLGSIARKAVVAMINGKEPPIKVGTRNLEKYLDRPVFQPIKPLRGVGVVTGLAWTPMGGAILDIEVTRVHRATRGIKITGQLGEVMRESAEIAYSYISSHCKQYGAPEDFFDKASLHLHVPAGAIPKDGPSAGVTIASALLSLARGKRISRPLAMTGEITLTGYVLPVGGIREKIIAARRVKIPEIIIPEANRNDFEELPDNVRSGLVMHYVKHYREVAALIFPG from the coding sequence ATGACCAAGAGCGAACCCGAATCGATGCCCGCATCCGGCGGGACATTGGCGCGTGCCGGCGACGTCCTGCCGACCTCCCTGCCGATCGTGCCCATTACGAACCGGCCGTTTTTCCCGGCCCAGGCCATCCCGCTGGTCCTCGATCGCGAGCCGTGGAGTTCCACGATCGTGGCGGCAACCGAGACCGCGCACAAGGTTGTGGGCCTGGTCTTGATCCGCAAGGACGAGGCGGTCGATGTCGCGAGCGGCGATTTTTATGAGATGGGGACTGTGTGCCGCATCCATAAGGTGGTTCAGAACGAGGAGAAACTGCAGGTCTTCGTGGAGGGCCTGCAGCGGTTTCGCATTGACCAGTGGCTGTCCCGTGAGCGGCCGTTCGCAGTGCGCGCGCGGTACTTTCCCGAGCCCGAGGCCCCGGAGAGCGGCGATGCCAAGGCCTATTCGGTGGCGGTCATCAATACCATAAAGGAGCTTTTGCCACTAAACCCCCTGTATGGCGAGGAACTCAAGTTCTTTCTGACGCGCTTTGGTCCGGATCAACCCTCGCGCCTTGCGGACTTCGCGGCCAGTCTCACCACCGCGAGTAAGATGGAATTGCAGGATGTCCTGCGCACCGTCGACCTCGAGCCGCGTCTCGAGAAGGTGCTCTTTCTCCTGAAAAAGGAGCTCGAGCTCGCCAAGACCCAGGCGCGCATCAGCGAGCGGGTCGAGGAGAAGATCAACGAACAGCAGCGCCAGTTCTTCCTGCGCGAACAGCTGAAGGCCATCCAGAAGGAACTGGGCATCGCCAAGGACGACCGTACCGCCGAGATCGAGGTCTTTCGCGAGCGGCTCACCACGCTCACCCTGCCGGAGGCCGCGCAAAAGCGCGTCGAGGAAGAGCTGCAAAAGATGGCGGTGCTCGAGATGGGGTCTCCTGAATATGCGGTCACGCGCAATTATCTCGAGTGGTTGACGGTTCTACCCTGGGGCCGCTATTCCACCGACAAGATCGATCTGAAGCAGGCGCGGACGATCCTGGACCGTGACCATGACGGCCTCGATGACGTCAAGGACCGCATCATCGAATTCCTGGCGGTCGGCGTCATGAAGGGTGAGGTGGCGGGCTCGATACTCCTGCTCGTAGGCCCCCCGGGGGTGGGTAAGACATCCATAGGTCGCTCCATAGCGGCCTCTCTGGGTCGTACCTTCTATCGGTTTTCCGTAGGCGGCATGCGCGATGAGGCCGAGATCAAGGGCCATCGCCGCACCTACATAGGGGCGATGCCCGGCAAGTTCATTCAGGCGATCCGTGAGGTCGGGGTGGCCAATCCGATCATCATGTTAGACGAGATCGACAAGATCGGCTCCTCTTTTCAGGGGAATCCGGCCTCGGCGCTGCTCGAGGTTCTGGACCCCGAGCAGAACGTCGATTTTCTGGATCATTATCTCGACTTACGTTTCGATCTGTCCAAAGTGCTATTTATCTGTACGGCCAACCAGCTCGATACCATACCCCGGCCATTGCTGGATCGCATGGAGGTCATACGGCTTGCCGGTTACATCACGAGCGAGAAGATGGCGATCGCCAAGCATCATCTCCTGCCCAAGCAGATGGAGAAGGTGGGATTGAAGCGCGGGCAGTTGCGTATCGAGGATCAGGCCATACGCGAGATCATCGAGGGTTATGCGCGCGAGGCCGGCGTCCGCAACCTCGAAAAGAAGCTCGGCTCGATCGCGCGCAAGGCCGTGGTGGCCATGATCAACGGCAAGGAGCCGCCCATCAAGGTGGGTACGCGCAATCTGGAGAAGTATCTCGATCGACCGGTCTTTCAGCCCATCAAGCCCCTGCGTGGTGTCGGGGTCGTGACCGGCCTTGCCTGGACCCCCATGGGCGGCGCCATCCTCGATATCGAGGTCACGCGTGTGCACCGCGCCACGCGCGGGATCAAGATCACGGGCCAATTGGGTGAGGTGATGCGCGAGTCGGCGGAGATCGCCTACAGCTATATCTCCTCACATTGCAAGCAATACGGCGCCCCTGAGGATTTCTTCGACAAGGCGTCTTTGCATCTGCACGTGCCGGCGGGCGCGATTCCTAAGGACGGGCCGAGCGCCGGGGTGACGATCGCGAGCGCGCTCCTGTCGCTTGCGCGCGGCAAGCGCATCAGCCGGCCGCTGGCCATGACCGGCGAGATCACGCTCACCGGTTATGTCCTTCCGGTCGGCGGGATCCGCGAGAAGATTATCGCCGCGCGCCGCGTCAAGATCCCCGAGATCATCATCCCCGAGGCCAATCGCAACGACTTCGAGGAGTTGCCCGACAATGTCCGTAGCGGCCTTGTCATGCATTATGTCAAGCATTACCGCGAGGTCGCGGCCTTGATCTTTCCGGGCTAG
- a CDS encoding isochorismatase family protein: MTATVLDEHTALIVIDLQKGIVAQPMVHPTDVVVARAAQLAAAFRAHALPVVLVTVHGGAPGRSEQTRNLADLPRDWDELAPGLLPQAGDYRIGKRTWGAFTATGLEGLLRAHRVTQVVIAGIATSIGVESTARQAHELGFHVTLACDAMTDFSAEAHDHSVKRIFPRLGETATTDEIVALLARRAQ, translated from the coding sequence GTGACAGCAACGGTATTGGATGAGCATACGGCGCTCATCGTGATTGATCTGCAAAAGGGCATCGTCGCGCAACCGATGGTGCATCCCACGGACGTTGTGGTGGCGCGTGCCGCGCAGCTCGCGGCGGCCTTCCGGGCGCATGCCTTGCCGGTGGTGCTCGTCACCGTTCACGGCGGGGCCCCGGGCCGGAGCGAACAGACGCGAAATTTGGCCGACCTGCCGCGCGACTGGGACGAACTGGCGCCCGGGCTCTTGCCGCAGGCCGGCGATTATCGCATCGGCAAGCGGACATGGGGGGCCTTTACCGCGACTGGCCTCGAGGGCCTTTTGCGCGCGCACAGGGTCACCCAGGTGGTGATCGCGGGCATCGCCACCAGCATCGGTGTCGAATCCACCGCCCGTCAGGCCCACGAGCTCGGCTTTCACGTCACGCTCGCCTGCGACGCCATGACCGACTTCAGCGCTGAGGCCCACGACCACAGTGTGAAACGAATCTTTCCGCGTTTGGGAGAGACGGCCACCACCGACGAGATCGTGGCGTTGCTCGCTCGGCGCGCTCAGTGA
- a CDS encoding glycosyltransferase family 2 protein, producing the protein MVRPLSVSIVMPAYRAEASIGAAVRSVLAQTYPHWELIVVADDGVDYQTLLPADRRLTLAYTGAWGSGPSAARNRGLDAARHPLVTFLDSDDVWYPDKLSILVPLARAHGIALGNTRFCEYPGPGYDAHCWQDPVEGYHDWLFFACVSESLWPVYQRAVVGRTRFPECLRFAEDAVFTLSIMARHGGAYLYPQPLHEYRLRPGTLSRSRDAVRRADEAYDWILSVLRAGDRLSFPAEAVGSAIAVFERRRALNRAFPASGMRYFQEFETSMRARRTRGGVAGDEAMREPAADAGGLARYDRGGDSDSNGIG; encoded by the coding sequence ATGGTACGGCCGCTATCCGTCAGTATCGTCATGCCGGCCTACAGGGCTGAGGCCAGCATAGGCGCGGCCGTGCGTTCGGTCCTGGCGCAGACCTACCCGCACTGGGAATTGATCGTAGTGGCCGATGACGGGGTCGACTACCAGACGTTGTTGCCCGCCGACCGGCGCCTCACGCTGGCATACACCGGGGCCTGGGGTTCGGGTCCATCGGCTGCCCGTAACCGTGGCCTCGATGCCGCCCGCCACCCGCTGGTCACGTTTCTCGACAGCGATGACGTCTGGTATCCAGACAAGCTGTCTATTCTTGTCCCTTTGGCCCGCGCGCACGGTATCGCGCTTGGGAACACGCGGTTTTGTGAGTATCCTGGTCCCGGTTACGATGCACACTGTTGGCAGGATCCGGTCGAGGGGTACCACGACTGGCTATTCTTTGCGTGCGTGAGCGAGAGTCTCTGGCCGGTATACCAGCGGGCGGTCGTCGGCCGCACGCGCTTTCCCGAATGTCTCAGGTTTGCCGAAGACGCCGTTTTTACCTTGTCGATTATGGCCCGCCACGGCGGCGCTTATCTTTATCCACAGCCCTTGCACGAGTATCGTTTGCGTCCGGGGACGCTGTCGCGGTCGCGGGATGCGGTGCGGCGCGCCGACGAGGCCTACGACTGGATTTTGTCGGTGCTGCGCGCCGGCGACCGGCTCTCGTTTCCGGCCGAGGCAGTGGGTTCGGCGATCGCGGTTTTCGAGAGACGCCGGGCGCTCAACCGCGCGTTCCCGGCGAGCGGCATGCGGTACTTTCAGGAGTTCGAGACAAGTATGCGGGCCCGTAGGACACGCGGGGGCGTGGCGGGCGATGAGGCGATGCGCGAGCCCGCGGCGGATGCCGGCGGCCTTGCGCGATACGACCGAGGAGGTGACAGTGACAGCAACGGTATTGGATGA
- a CDS encoding MFS transporter, giving the protein MSEQAARVPPVALRALYSRDYRLWAGAALGSNLGTWMQRTAQDWLVLTRLTAHSALALGLVTALQFAPQALLLPLTGPAADRSDRRRLLVVTQGLMGVLALTLAALVLTGAVRLWQVYGFALLLGIVAAFDAPARGAFVSDLVPPSDLPNAVALNALSFNMGRLCGPALTGILIGSLGTGPVFLINATSFGLVLCALHVLRRVPVRGRMRPGPAVRAFTEVLSLMARRPDLIAVLWMFGLMGAVGVNLPILVSTMAIRVFQARAVSYGLIASLMAVGAVGGALLAAVRAPRLGVLSLATAMCALATMAAALAPGLGVFALALLILGFALQVFVTSANSLLQLSVEPAMRGRLLAFLIAAALGGAPIVAPLFGWVADGFGPRFALAGIAVLAATAWFIGWRAGRAGIAGRSAPLAQAGEDRRPATSVASPAWAPED; this is encoded by the coding sequence GTGAGCGAACAGGCGGCGCGCGTGCCGCCTGTGGCCTTGCGCGCGCTCTACAGCCGCGATTACCGCCTCTGGGCGGGCGCCGCCCTGGGGTCGAATCTCGGCACCTGGATGCAGCGCACCGCCCAGGACTGGCTGGTACTGACGCGGCTCACGGCGCACAGTGCCTTGGCGTTGGGTCTTGTGACCGCCCTACAGTTCGCGCCCCAGGCCCTGCTGTTGCCGCTTACCGGTCCCGCCGCCGATCGCAGCGACCGGCGCCGGCTCCTGGTTGTGACCCAAGGACTCATGGGGGTGCTGGCCCTGACCCTGGCGGCGCTGGTCCTCACGGGCGCGGTGCGGCTCTGGCAAGTGTACGGTTTTGCGCTGCTGCTCGGCATCGTCGCGGCCTTCGATGCACCCGCGCGCGGGGCCTTTGTGTCGGATCTCGTGCCGCCATCCGATCTGCCGAACGCGGTCGCCCTCAATGCCCTCTCGTTCAACATGGGGCGGCTCTGCGGACCGGCCCTGACGGGGATCCTGATCGGGTCCTTGGGGACCGGGCCCGTATTTTTGATCAATGCCACCTCGTTCGGCCTGGTCCTGTGTGCCTTGCATGTCCTGCGGCGCGTCCCGGTGCGCGGGCGTATGCGCCCGGGTCCGGCGGTGCGCGCATTCACCGAGGTCCTGAGTCTCATGGCCCGTCGCCCGGACCTCATCGCGGTCTTGTGGATGTTCGGGTTGATGGGGGCGGTCGGCGTCAACCTCCCGATCCTGGTCTCGACCATGGCCATCCGGGTCTTTCAGGCGCGGGCCGTGTCTTACGGTCTTATTGCCTCACTGATGGCCGTCGGCGCGGTCGGTGGTGCGTTGTTGGCCGCGGTCCGGGCGCCGCGACTGGGGGTCCTGTCCTTGGCGACCGCGATGTGTGCGCTCGCTACCATGGCCGCGGCTCTGGCCCCGGGTCTGGGGGTGTTCGCCCTGGCGCTCCTGATCCTGGGCTTTGCGTTACAGGTATTCGTCACGTCTGCCAACAGCCTCCTCCAGTTGTCGGTGGAACCGGCAATGCGCGGCCGCCTGTTGGCGTTTTTGATCGCCGCGGCCTTAGGGGGCGCCCCGATCGTGGCCCCGCTTTTCGGTTGGGTCGCCGATGGCTTCGGGCCACGGTTCGCGCTCGCCGGGATCGCGGTCCTGGCGGCGACGGCCTGGTTCATTGGCTGGCGCGCCGGGCGCGCGGGAATCGCCGGACGGAGCGCGCCCCTTGCGCAGGCGGGCGAGGATCGCAGGCCGGCCACGAGCGTGGCGTCTCCGGCATGGGCACCCGAGGACTGA
- a CDS encoding LytR/AlgR family response regulator transcription factor has translation MKVLIVDDEKLARDRLREMVGEIGEHTVVGEAMNGSEAIAQTERLNPDVLLMDIRMPGMDGLEAAMHLMGLDTPPGVIFTTAYDQHALDAFEVNAVDYLLKPIRKDRLAKALSKAGKLTLQQLQDLNQAQESPVVRTHLSVHLRGNIRLVPVQDVLYFLADNKYVTVRTATEEHLIEDSLVNLEREFGESFLRIHRNALVATPHISGIEKDTSGTWHVTLKGLDKRLAVSRRHAAAVRRWARR, from the coding sequence ATGAAGGTCCTGATCGTAGACGACGAGAAACTGGCGCGCGACAGGTTGCGGGAGATGGTGGGGGAGATCGGCGAGCATACGGTCGTGGGCGAGGCCATGAACGGCAGCGAGGCCATCGCCCAGACCGAGCGCCTGAATCCCGACGTGCTGCTCATGGACATTCGCATGCCCGGCATGGATGGCCTGGAAGCGGCCATGCACCTCATGGGCCTCGATACCCCGCCGGGCGTGATCTTCACCACCGCTTACGACCAGCACGCCTTGGATGCCTTCGAGGTCAATGCCGTCGACTATCTGTTGAAGCCGATCCGCAAGGATCGCCTAGCGAAGGCCTTGAGTAAGGCCGGCAAGCTCACCTTGCAGCAACTCCAGGACTTGAACCAGGCGCAGGAATCCCCGGTGGTGCGCACCCATCTGAGCGTACACCTGCGCGGCAACATCCGCCTGGTCCCGGTCCAGGACGTCTTGTATTTCCTGGCCGACAACAAATACGTGACGGTACGCACCGCCACCGAGGAGCATTTGATCGAGGACTCGCTTGTGAACCTCGAACGCGAGTTCGGCGAGAGCTTTCTGCGCATCCACAGGAATGCCTTGGTCGCCACCCCCCACATCAGTGGCATCGAAAAGGATACGAGCGGCACCTGGCACGTCACTCTCAAGGGCCTCGACAAGCGGCTCGCGGTGAGTCGCCGGCATGCCGCCGCGGTGCGCCGCTGGGCGCGCCGCTAG
- a CDS encoding sensor histidine kinase, with protein MKDSTSYFLPDFSSLAIAAKVLFMAEVIAVIFTIASSDSFAPADLRRFAFLSAYTLIVALVSLGLLRIVNRGLRQLSAIVGSLVVIALMLVAVVAVTEGLINGLYALGVIATRSPAWQLTMLVHSVLIGTVVMLLGLRYLFVSHKAQIDAKLEQEARIQALQSRIRPHFLFNSMNSIASLTRSDPARAEAALQDLADLFRVLLADARKLVPISAEQEISRQYLEIEKLRLGDRLQVQWTVSNVPRNALIPTLTLQPLLENAIYHGIEPRFGGGTVKIELWGDQSDTLNVLISNPIPEVRKHAHGRGNKIAMDNIRQRLASHFQDAASLQTFEEGDQYHVKIKMPIVRNQGDRFLAESSR; from the coding sequence ATGAAGGACTCGACGAGTTACTTTCTGCCGGATTTCAGTTCCCTTGCGATTGCCGCCAAGGTGCTGTTTATGGCCGAGGTCATCGCCGTAATATTTACCATTGCCTCGAGCGACAGCTTCGCGCCCGCGGACCTGCGCCGTTTTGCGTTCCTCTCGGCCTATACCCTGATCGTAGCCCTGGTAAGCCTTGGCCTGCTCAGGATCGTGAACCGCGGCCTGCGTCAGTTATCAGCGATCGTGGGATCCCTGGTCGTGATTGCACTCATGTTGGTGGCGGTGGTGGCAGTCACCGAAGGTCTCATAAACGGTCTCTACGCGCTCGGCGTGATCGCGACCCGTTCACCGGCCTGGCAGCTCACGATGCTAGTCCATAGCGTGCTGATCGGTACCGTGGTCATGCTTCTTGGCCTGCGCTACCTGTTCGTATCCCATAAGGCCCAGATCGATGCCAAGCTGGAGCAGGAGGCGCGCATACAGGCCCTGCAGTCGCGCATCCGCCCGCATTTTCTTTTCAACAGCATGAACAGTATCGCAAGTCTCACGCGCAGTGACCCGGCTCGCGCCGAGGCCGCGCTTCAGGACCTCGCGGATCTGTTCCGGGTGCTGCTCGCCGATGCCCGCAAGCTCGTGCCGATCAGCGCCGAGCAGGAGATATCCCGCCAATACCTCGAGATCGAAAAGTTGCGGCTGGGTGATCGCCTTCAGGTCCAGTGGACCGTCAGCAACGTGCCGCGCAACGCCCTCATCCCAACGCTGACCTTGCAGCCGCTGCTGGAAAACGCCATATATCACGGTATCGAGCCGCGCTTTGGCGGAGGCACGGTGAAGATCGAGTTATGGGGGGACCAGTCCGATACCTTGAACGTGCTCATCAGTAATCCGATACCGGAGGTGCGCAAGCATGCTCATGGGCGTGGCAATAAGATCGCCATGGACAATATCCGCCAAAGACTCGCCTCGCATTTTCAGGACGCGGCGAGCTTGCAAACCTTCGAGGAAGGCGATCAATATCACGTCAAAATAAAAATGCCAATTGTCAGAAATCAGGGGGATCGATTCTTAGCGGAGAGTTCACGATGA